The following is a genomic window from Engystomops pustulosus chromosome 11, aEngPut4.maternal, whole genome shotgun sequence.
GAATTTCCAAATATTTATTCTGCAATATATATTTAACATAAATATTTATTGCAAAACTGTTTGCTTCCAATGTGGTCTGTGTATTACTAGTTTCTGTGGCAGGTATCACAAAGAGAATACAAATGTCATTTCAGGCAAAGAGTTACTAAAAGGTTTGGGGCTGTGTCATGAAAATAATCATGAGGAATGTATGAGACCACAAAGtgaacccgtcaccaggaatgttaaatttataactggtgacaggttctcctgCAGCCTATGttgtgctgatttaaaaaatacctttgtcagaattctgaatcatttcagtactttatataagttttttttcacattacctggctccctgcctgcagCGTGTGCTGACTCCCAagggaaggggcagctgcagcctgtgtctgctCTCTCACACTACCAATCAGGAGTCAGGAAATACTTACCAGACGGATACTCTGTATTTTCTGGGCTCTGATCGAAAAAGATCCAGCAATAATGTACTAAAATATAGGTAAAACACAAAATGTTTGGCCATATTGGGAAATGTGAAGCACAAAATGTGTTTAAATTATTtcaaactgataaaaaaaatatagaacatgtcataCTGCGTGGCAAAGCTGATGTTTAGTAACGGTGCACATAATTCTAATACTAGAGGTTGCAAATATCTGATGTGAAAGTAACAATAGACTAAGGATCTATGGCACATAAATAACCTACAATGCTTCCTGTTGGTTCTATcttctaagctcctcctgctctataacatgctgcctgcagataggacactatgtacaatccactcagcccctcctgctctataacaggctgcctgcagataggacactatgtacaatctgctcagcccctcctgctctataacatgctgcctgcagataggacactatgtacaatccacttagcccctcctgctctataacaggctgcctgcagataggacactatgtacaatctgctcagctcctcctgctctataacatgctgcctgcagataggacactatgtacaatctgctcagcccctcctgctctataacaggctgcctgcagataggacacaatgtataatctgctcagctccgcctgctctataacatgctgcctgcagataggacactatgtacaatgtgctcagctcctcctgctctataacatgcagcctgcagataggacactatgtacaatgtgctcagctcctcctgctctataacatgctgcctgcagataggacactatgcacattgtgcccagcccctcctgctctataacatgctgcctgcagataggacactatgtacacactgctcagctcctcctgctctataacatgctgcctgcagataggacactatgtacaatctcctcagctcctcctgctctataacatgctgcctgcagataggacactatgtacaatgtgctcagctcctcctgctctataacatgcagcctgcagataggacactatgtacaatgtgctcagctcctcctgctctataacatgctgcctgcagataggacactatgtacaatgtgctcagctcctcctgctctataacatgcagcctgcagataggacactatgtacaatgtgctcagctcctcctgctctataacatgctgcctgcagataggacactatgcacattgtgcccagcccctcctgctctataacatgctgcctgcagataggacactatgtacacactgctcagctcctcctgctctataacatgctgcctgcagataggacactatgtacaatctcctcagctcctcctgctctataacatgctgcctgcagataggacactatgtacaatctcctcagctcctcctgctctataacatgcagcctgcagataggacactatgtacaatgtgctcagctcctcctgctctataacatgctgcctgtagattggacactatgtataatctgctcctcctgctctatatcatgctgcctgcagagaggacactatgtacaatctgctcagctcctcccgctctataacatgctgcctgcagataggacactatgtataatctactcctcctgctctatatcatgctgcctgcagataggacactatgtacaatctgctcagctcctcctgctctataacatgctgcctgcagataggacactatgtataatctgctcctcctgctctataacatgctgcctgtagattggACCCTACTTACGAAAACTGGTCCCCACATCTGGATCCCACTGATAAAAGTAACAGTGAAGGCAAGAAATGGCAGAGAAATGGCAAACAGAATCTGCAAGATGGATGAGACGATCAGCACTATCTGAAAAAAAGGAGAGGAAAATATTATGTCAGATATTATAGTCCCCAAAtattgctggaggaggagagggaaagCATTTACCTTCAGTGTCTGATCATGGGGGGTACAACTCAGCCTCCACTATCCCACCAGGGCAATACTGCAGACAAAGCAAGTCCTGGACTTTGTATGTCTGCCCCGCTGCAATCTCTGCCCAAATTACCACCTCTGTGTCTACACGATGATCACTAACCAGGAGcggccgggccccatagcagacgtctgaatggggccccctcagattatatacatatctgtatactcacacatttatacaattacacagatctgtcccagtactTGCTGAACACATGGGAAAGTACAAGGCAGGAATGAGATGAGAGGTCCCTAGACCTGCCGCCCCTCTGCCCCTCCCAATCCCCAACCTTTTTATATCTGATCTACCGATTCATGTTGTGGAAGATGTGCGctgttatactgtatacatactaATAAATAAtagatgtgcagcataatatggatataatggtgcacatcctccattcttcagttTGGATGccggggccctctgacactgcgggccctgtagcagctgctatggctgataccactgtagttacgcccctggctggaGTCGGGCTGATAAGAAGAACTAGTGGTAGACCTGCTATATaactcagcaggatcatatagagcATAATGTCCATAAAGCAGTTGGGGTGAGacagaaacttactattagctccagcatcagcaggatcatacacAGTAGGACAATCTACAGAACAATCTTACTTCTTCAGTAATGAATCCTTACCCCTAGAGCTTTCGGTTTCCCTTTCACAAACGTCTGATGACAAGCTGTGACGCCTGACAGGTGGGGCAGGAAATCATTGGGGACATTCTGCCCCGGCACAGCCGGCTGGATATTCCATGGGGACCCTGGAGCTGGCGGATAATTCTGGGGAGCAACTTGTGTGACGTTCCATGGAGGGGGAGCTGCAAACACATTGGCACCGGTGGGTCCAGGTACCACGTTCCActgatactggggggggatataCGTCGGAGGAGGAGCAGCGGGGGGAGCAGGAAAGACATTGACTGGCAGAGGCGGTTCCTTCTCTGGTTTAGACATTATAGAAaggttctgaaaaaaaaacagagtATAAACCACAATACAAAAGGAAATCACAATCAAAACTAAGTGGAGAAGATGTATTCCAGGAATCCACATTGTTCTAGGGCCGCAGCATTTTCACTTTTTGTTGTCTGTTCTTTCATTTATTGCATTCTAAAAgccatatatttatatgtttccATTTAATAAACCATGTGAGGTCTTGTTATCTGCATGACAAATTCTACTTCCCAGTAacaccacttaaaggggttggccactcttatacataagttgcccatgtgccttcattgccttaataataatccctgaatgttgatGAAGTGATTCACCAGTCCTGAtaattactttagtgctgtctgcaaactctccgtGTATCTTTGTTTacgtgtctgagctctgatgaataggaggagctgtgggAGGAGAGTTATGACTAATCCTGTTCCCTCCCCATTCCTGTATCTGTCAGTGAgacggactgtgagagaaagactcagtgggagacgccattaggacggactgaggagagaaacaggaagttgtgtatatatagagggcagCGAGGTaaaaacagggaaaggctgaagctctcaaaggaggcaaagacacaggtacatatacatgcagagccaTTGTTGAAAAGTGTctgtcactggtgctcctgcgacccatgcccctctctgtccCCCTGTGCCCCGCAGCTCCAACTCACCTGTCCACGTTCCTGGTCCAGCGATCAGGCtgcgcatccccgcctcctagggcacgtgcACACCAGCTTCCGGagtttaaaggcccagcgcaccaTTGATTGTTGCTGGCTATTCCAGGGATTCCCCAtaagccagcctctccctgcaccccgccggatctttgtgccgtaAGAGAAAGCTTGACCTTGATGCCCTGTGTTTCctctgtgatttcctgttgtgaccccggttctgttattgACTCTGCTGCTGCCTGTCCTGGGCTACCGCTACacccctgtccccgaccacgagtttgccttacgattctgtacgtcgccttggccaccaccgtgagCAAGTCGTGCCtggggagcgacctggtggcacaaagccgcagcaagtccaacccgctttgcgccgGTCTCTGGTGAGAAccgtcatcatccgtggtggtaaagaggatccactgcccctgatcctgacacCGGCCAACTCCTCTTATATTCCATGTAATGAACTGGGAAGCTCAAAAacaaatattaaccccttgcctCCGACACCAGTTTTCATCTTTCTGATTATCCTATTATAAGAATCCGGCTtgtgtcactttaagtggttataacttcggaacgcttcaaTATATCAGCAACCACATAGCACATAACATGGACAAGAGACCAATGATAAATTCCTGGATGGTGTCGGAACCAGCGCTGAATCCAGGATCTTCACCCCTCACCTTGAATTTACCTTTGACAGGGAAGTGACTTTGTGAAATAATCAAAATGATAGACATAGAAGTAACGATATAGAACCATTGGCTGAACCCTCCACATTCCGGGGACTATTGGCCATTGGCCTCTGCTGATGGTTCGTGGGGAAGGGACAACTGGGGATGAAGGTAAAATGAAGCAGCAGATACAAAATTTCAAAACGGcactgttttttttcccccagtaaggccggcggcacacgtggtgttttgacccagtttttgggctgtttttaaacagtcagttaaaaaacgcatctgtttttgacagttttttccaattatcttaatgaggaTGATTGAAAAACAgtcaaaaacggtcaaaaaacggctgaattttcaaaaaatagatgcgtttttaaactaactgcttaaaaacagcccaaaaacgtgttcaaaatcccacgtgtgccgccagcctaAATTCTTTTGATTATTACCTGGAGCCACAATGGCCGTGCATGGAAAACCTAAAACATTTATGGCTTTTAATAGGAATAAATGAAAACACATGAAGCTCCAAACAGCGCATGCATGTGTTTTATCAGGTGGAAAGGAATACGTGGCTGCCGTGAGAGGTGCACAGGACGATTTTATTCCCGTTCCGTATCACTGGGCAATAATTAACCCCATCAGCCACATAAATGGCGTCCATGACATAGTTACACGTAGTACCAGGCATTGCTGCCCCCCCATCAATTACAAATACTGGAAAGGGAGGACGTGTATGGGCAGCCGCACGGTTTACTTACCGGAGAGTCTTCTTCTGGATGTCTTCTCGCTCCGAGGTTCTTCTGCTGTTTGATCTTTGATTTCTAGTTTTACAGCCGTCTCATATGATGATAATATTAGGAGTGTCCATCTGTGAGAGAGAGCAGGATCCAACCTTTGGACCACAATAAATGTCACGAGACTTGTATTCCCTGGAGCATATGACTGGTTAGGAAGATACGGCTTGATAataagtgtatatacagtatatatatatataggtaacaACCCACGTAGAGTAGGGGGAGGCCGGCATGAAAGGGCCTGGAATAAGGGAGCGgtcagcaaggggggggggggctaggtgGCGGGAGTTACTGAGGGGAGGGTACAGGGGGGCTCGGAAGAAGTAGCCTAATCGCCATTTTAGGTGGACAAATCTGAGAGTCCCGCCCACCCTTAGAAGAGGGGTTTATTGGGTTAGTTTGGCAACTTGCAGTAGGGAGAGGAGAaaggtccttggagttggtggagttGGAGAGATGGAGGAGAAAGCAGGGATAGAAGTTTGTTGCTGCCATCTGGCAGTTTTGGGCTCCTGCTGGGTGGTGTCCCAGGGATCGGAAGGGGTTTTCAGAAGCCGCCTGCTGGGGAGCTGGGTGTCCTCAAACTCGGGGTAGCGGTTGGGGGTAATTGAGAAGTGGGGGAGAGATTGGGGATTATTTGGAGCGCCAAGGACCTTCTTCTGGGGGGGAGAGAGGGATATTGACAGGGGGAAAGTATATTGTTATGCAAATGTTGTTATATGTTGTTTTGTAAACTAAATGTCAGCTGTGGCCAAATGTATCCAATTTTTTGTGTCATGTGTTTAATGGGAGAAGGGGGGGGCAGGCAGCAGTTAAGGGAGGAGAATAAGATATGAGTGACCCAGTGACAGTGCCCATGGCATGTAAGTCCCTTTAGAAACTTCCCAGACAAACCCTCATGTGCACCCGAGAATTCTTGGCCCAATCATCTTTCAGAATTGTGGAGGTTTCAAAACCTCAATAAGTCCAGGCCAAAGTATCTCCATTGTATAAGGTCAGGGCTTTGACTAGGACACTACAAAGtctttatttggatttttttatgcCACCCATAGGTGGACCTGCTGGTGGCTCCAGGATCATTGTCTTCAACTTTAGTTCATGAACAGATGGTCGGATATTCTGCTTCAGGATTTGTTGGTAGAAAGCAGAATTCATGGTTTCATTTATCAGCAAGTCCACAGGTCCTGCCCCAGACCATCACGCCACAACCATCATGATCAGGGGTTCACCATCCAGGagacaagttgagcctcttgcctcaggcagcaccaactgcaccaagatagggggcagcatgagggtcacagtcacctgctataaagcaggatcTGACACCTTCATGTAAGGAATCGCATGAAGCAACCCACTTACTACAAAACCTAACTTGATATACTGATACTTGGTATGTATGgagggggcgccattctatagctGCGCTTGGGCGGCAGAGACTTTGGATTCTCCCTGGGTGTGAAGTTCTGTGTTCTTGGCAGTTTGTCCACAGAGTCTTCTCCCAAAAGTCTTGGAGATCATCAAGATGTGAGTTTTCATCTCGCTCCTCCCTGCAGGACATTTCTGTTTAATCTCTTTCTCGTGGTGGAGCAAtgaacactggggctcatttactaagggcttgcgccagttttctgtcggactttgcaccttttttctaGTGGAAACCCCTTGCACAGGTATAAGAAGcgtctgcgctgagattgtgttACACACGACCCTCTTGTGGTGCGGCTGCGGTGACTTCCATGTGACACAGATTAggaggcgttccggtgcacagttggaccatgcgccatATTTAACATACAAATCTGTTGCACGCCTTATGTTAAGGGTGCACTACaacaaagatggtgaactctgtccggccagtgcagggaagcaacagattcatgatctcTGGTGCACGGAGCGTTATACACGGCCAGAGCTGTTACTGCAGTTTCcttcattcttagtaaatgtcccccaatgacttGGGTCCTGGAGTGGGGCCATTATGACTCTTTATCACCCCATTAGACTCCAACTCAAGGTAAAGCCACTTATTTAAGGGCCTCATCCACACTCAGGATCCTATTAATTCTACAATAAATTCCATACATTATCGCCTGGTAAGGGTTTTGCCACACGTCACcttcttggaccgttttaaagcctgcgttttcagtccgtttaataACGCATGCGTATTGGAAGGTTTAccgtgcgtttggctgctttgaacctgtttatcttcctAGTTTAGGCAGCtgagaaacagattaaaaccagccaaacacatggtaaacatacaaaaacacatcggggcacatttacttacccggtccagtcgcgatccagcggcgcgttctctgctctggattcgggtccggccgggatttatgaatgtagttcctccgccgtccaccaggtggcgctgctgcgctgaaagtcatctcatcgcgccggaatgcaccacctcggaccaggtgaaggtaagcgctccccaagcgacactttttcggtttttaaatgcggcggtttttccgaatacgtcgggttttcgttcggccacgccccccgatttccgtcgcgcgcatgccggcgccgatgcgccacaatccgattgcgtgcgccacaatcacggggcaattcaggtacaatcggcgcaaatcggaaatattcgggtaacacgtcgggaaaacgcgaatcgggcccttagtaaatgacccccatccagTTAAGAACGCATGGTATAAGAACGGTCCAAGAAGTGCGGCAGCAGCCTTAAACTGCCTCTTAGTACCACACTACCACCAAGTGGCTGAAATAGGAAATTACATGTGCAATATTTGAATGTTactgtgaggggggcacaggggggacagtgagccctaaactgaccCCCCAAAGAATACACCCCTAAAGTCGTATTCTGCGGACACAGGAGGAGTTCAGCACAGAGGTTAcacatgctgtattatattatctcTTCCTGCAGCTTCTCAGGATAATGATTGGCTGTCACCCGGGGAAGTATCAGAACACGGAGTCTATAAGTTATCATACAGGAATAGTGGGTTACATACCCAAGGTCCAAAACAGTCCAGAAGGTGCCGCATTCCAGCAGCCCCAGTCCGGGGTCCTCATGGATCCAATAATAGCGAAGAAGCCCCCAGCACCGCACAGGGACGGATGGGATCAATAATCCGCTTTATTCCAACCAAACGCAACGTTTCCATTGCATTGTGATCATTGTCGAG
Proteins encoded in this region:
- the LOC140106325 gene encoding membrane-spanning 4-domains subfamily A member 4A-like, producing the protein MSKPEKEPPLPVNVFPAPPAAPPPTYIPPQYQWNVVPGPTGANVFAAPPPWNVTQVAPQNYPPAPGSPWNIQPAVPGQNVPNDFLPHLSGVTACHQTFVKGKPKALGIVLIVSSILQILFAISLPFLAFTVTFISGIQMWGPVFYIIAGSFSIRAQKIQSIRLVKSSYGLSIVSSIFSFTAIILNIVDFSVIDCDYYYNCHDEGSGAYTIVSILLLLNLLVFCVTVSISVFGGRALEHVPSIVPPVFVIQNMVPMPPSGYPPNPLEAPAVPPPYNS